A window from Catalinimonas alkaloidigena encodes these proteins:
- the aroQ gene encoding type II 3-dehydroquinate dehydratase, whose translation MQILILNGPNLNLLGVREPGIYGSQSFEAYLEQLKASFSDVQIAYFQSNHEGELIDKLHEVGFSFDGIILNAGGFTHTSVALTDAVAAIKTPVVEVHISNIFKREAFRHHSYLSPNCVGIISGLGMDGYRLALLYLLHAKTTTS comes from the coding sequence ATGCAAATCCTGATCCTCAACGGTCCTAACCTGAACCTGCTGGGCGTGCGCGAACCGGGCATTTACGGATCGCAGTCGTTCGAAGCGTACCTGGAGCAGCTCAAAGCCAGTTTCAGTGACGTGCAAATAGCGTATTTTCAATCGAATCACGAAGGCGAATTGATTGATAAACTGCACGAAGTGGGTTTTTCGTTCGATGGAATCATTTTAAACGCCGGTGGGTTCACCCATACGTCGGTGGCGCTGACCGACGCCGTGGCGGCCATCAAAACGCCCGTCGTCGAGGTGCACATTTCCAACATTTTCAAGCGGGAGGCGTTTCGGCACCACAGTTACCTGAGTCCGAACTGCGTGGGCATCATCTCGGGGTTGGGCATGGACGGCTACCGCCTGGCGCTGCTGTACCTGCTCCACGCCAAAACGACCACTTCGTAG